One genomic segment of Methanobacterium spitsbergense includes these proteins:
- a CDS encoding ABC transporter ATP-binding protein — MNENNIVMLEDVWKIYKNGEHVIHSLANINYSVEEGSFSIIYGPSGSGKSTLIRVIGLLEKPTMGKVWIKGKNSGKLAQKKRNIVIRDEIGFLFQGSNLIPTLNALENITLPMLNSDKNLAKKLLEKVGFSDHKKLPKEMSIEEGRRVSLARAMVNNHSIILADEPTGDLHTADSEKFIKILQELNRTEDLTVVVTTNNRNISKLGGNLIEIADGTFVQ; from the coding sequence ATGAATGAAAATAATATTGTAATGCTCGAAGATGTGTGGAAGATTTATAAAAATGGGGAACATGTTATCCACTCGTTAGCCAATATAAACTATTCAGTTGAAGAGGGTTCTTTCAGTATAATATATGGACCATCTGGTTCGGGTAAATCAACTTTGATAAGAGTAATTGGACTACTAGAAAAACCCACCATGGGAAAAGTATGGATAAAAGGCAAAAACAGTGGGAAACTTGCTCAAAAAAAGAGAAATATTGTGATTAGGGATGAGATTGGATTTTTATTCCAAGGTTCAAACCTGATACCCACATTAAACGCCCTTGAAAATATAACCCTGCCTATGCTTAATTCAGACAAAAACCTTGCCAAGAAACTACTGGAGAAAGTAGGCTTCAGTGACCACAAGAAACTTCCAAAGGAAATGTCCATTGAAGAAGGGCGAAGAGTTAGTTTAGCCCGTGCTATGGTAAATAATCATTCCATAATACTTGCAGATGAACCTACAGGAGATCTTCACACTGCAGACAGCGAAAAATTTATAAAAATTCTTCAAGAACTAAACAGAACAGAAGATTTGACAGTAGTAGTAACAACCAATAACCGAAATATCTCAAAATTGGGAGGTAATCTTATTGAGATTGCCGACGGAACATTTGTCCAATAA
- a CDS encoding FtsX-like permease family protein, which produces MDIYKLSLKNLRRNKLRNSFAILRITLGVVILLFLVSSGLGLNTFLKQANSFTNGNGSQSIVTSITDQVNSMLGTNLTHSVLVTKIQVLINNLVYILDGIASLVFLVGILDIINTMGFNLNERKREIGILKTLGFSKTQLIISLSLEAGLLGLLGSVAGVIIGSLGLTMLANIIGIPISILIPLWLIIVVITITTILSMILGLFPAWFASERHVVEALNNE; this is translated from the coding sequence ATGGATATCTACAAACTATCCTTAAAAAATCTTCGTAGAAACAAGTTAAGGAATAGCTTCGCTATTTTAAGAATTACTTTAGGAGTTGTTATTCTATTGTTTTTGGTAAGTTCTGGGTTAGGTTTAAACACCTTTCTAAAACAAGCCAATTCATTTACTAATGGAAATGGTTCTCAATCAATTGTTACTTCTATTACTGATCAAGTAAATTCAATGTTGGGAACCAATTTAACCCATTCTGTACTGGTAACTAAAATACAGGTGTTAATCAATAACCTTGTTTATATTTTAGATGGTATTGCAAGCCTTGTATTTCTAGTTGGAATTTTAGACATTATAAACACAATGGGTTTTAATTTAAATGAAAGAAAAAGAGAAATCGGAATATTAAAAACTCTTGGTTTTTCAAAAACGCAACTTATTATAAGTTTATCACTTGAAGCTGGTCTTTTAGGATTGTTAGGATCAGTTGCAGGTGTTATAATTGGATCATTAGGATTGACAATGCTAGCAAACATTATTGGAATTCCAATATCAATATTAATCCCGTTATGGCTAATTATAGTAGTTATCACAATTACCACCATATTAAGTATGATTTTAGGCTTATTCCCTGCATGGTTTGCATCTGAGAGGCATGTTGTGGAGGCATTGAATAATGAATGA
- a CDS encoding cobalt-precorrin-8 methylmutase, translating to MSKRDPKSTMFMGASTKQGYEIAEKSREIVRSLIADKTKELSNEERSIVERIVHSTADPEYADITKMSKDFVRASRNSIENKKDILTDINMVKTGINKYPGEVNCYIKDERTVTIAKEYNITRAAAAIRVAAENDFEGIAVVGNAPTALLEILNLFNKGKINVSSVIGVPVGFVGAAESKKALEQTEIPYLVTEGPKGGTPVAVAAVNSLINLKKE from the coding sequence ATGAGTAAAAGAGATCCAAAATCAACCATGTTCATGGGAGCATCAACAAAACAGGGCTATGAAATTGCTGAAAAAAGCAGGGAAATAGTTAGATCCCTTATAGCTGATAAAACCAAGGAATTGTCCAATGAAGAGAGATCAATCGTTGAACGTATTGTACACTCAACAGCAGATCCGGAGTATGCAGATATTACCAAGATGAGCAAAGACTTTGTTAGAGCTAGTAGGAATTCCATCGAAAATAAAAAGGATATTTTAACCGATATTAACATGGTTAAAACAGGGATAAACAAATATCCCGGTGAAGTCAATTGTTACATTAAAGATGAAAGGACTGTCACAATTGCAAAGGAATATAACATAACACGTGCAGCTGCTGCAATAAGAGTTGCTGCAGAAAATGATTTTGAGGGGATAGCTGTAGTTGGAAATGCCCCAACTGCATTATTAGAAATATTAAATTTATTTAATAAAGGAAAAATTAATGTCAGTTCGGTTATTGGTGTTCCTGTAGGATTTGTAGGTGCTGCTGAATCAAAAAAGGCCCTAGAACAAACAGAAATTCCTTATTTAGTAACAGAGGGTCCTAAGGGAGGAACACCAGTTGCTGTTGCAGCTGTTAATTCTCTTATTAATCTTAAAAAGGAGTGA
- the hemL gene encoding glutamate-1-semialdehyde 2,1-aminomutase — protein sequence MKSEELFNESKKFLPGGVDSPVRAYKPYPFFAERAKGSKIIDVDGKTYIDYCLAYGPMVLGHANPEVMAEVILQLKNGSAYGVPTEKEIELAKMVVKKVPCADMVRFVNSGTEATMSAIRLARAATTRNKIVKFEGSYHGAHDYVLVKSGSGAMGLPDSPGVPEETTKNTILVPFNDEDVLLDLVKDQGDSIAAIIIEPIMGNIGFIPPKKGYLEFLRKLTSENDIILIFDEVITGFRIAEGGAQEYFGVTPDLVTFGKILGGGFPIGALAGKKELMEMIAPSGNVYQAGTFNGNPISVTAGLTTLKQLNHSFYSEMNLKGEKLRDGIRDVLVENDLNYQVAGLSSMFQVYLTEKEVWNYEDAKTAQIDKFTHYFQTLLNNGVFVPPAQFECCFLSLMHSDDDIQNTLEIIDKGMKTIKNL from the coding sequence ATGAAATCTGAGGAACTTTTTAATGAATCTAAAAAATTTTTACCAGGTGGTGTTGACTCTCCTGTGAGGGCCTACAAACCTTATCCATTCTTTGCAGAGAGGGCAAAGGGATCTAAAATCATAGATGTAGATGGAAAAACCTATATAGATTATTGCCTTGCATATGGACCAATGGTGCTAGGACATGCAAATCCTGAGGTGATGGCTGAAGTCATACTACAGCTTAAAAATGGTTCTGCATATGGTGTACCAACAGAAAAAGAAATTGAACTTGCAAAAATGGTTGTTAAAAAGGTTCCCTGTGCTGATATGGTAAGATTTGTGAATTCTGGAACAGAAGCTACAATGAGTGCAATTCGACTTGCTAGGGCAGCTACCACTAGAAATAAGATAGTGAAATTTGAGGGATCGTATCATGGGGCACATGATTATGTTCTTGTAAAATCAGGCTCAGGAGCAATGGGATTACCTGATTCTCCAGGAGTTCCAGAAGAAACAACTAAAAATACCATATTAGTACCATTCAATGATGAAGATGTACTTTTGGACCTTGTAAAAGATCAAGGTGATTCAATTGCAGCCATAATCATTGAACCTATCATGGGAAATATTGGATTTATACCGCCAAAAAAAGGCTATCTTGAATTTTTAAGGAAGTTAACATCTGAAAATGATATTATCTTAATTTTTGACGAGGTTATTACAGGTTTCCGAATTGCAGAAGGAGGTGCCCAGGAGTACTTTGGAGTAACACCAGATCTTGTTACATTTGGTAAGATACTTGGTGGGGGATTTCCAATAGGTGCACTTGCAGGTAAAAAGGAGTTGATGGAAATGATAGCTCCTTCTGGAAATGTTTATCAAGCAGGAACATTTAATGGTAACCCTATTTCTGTTACTGCTGGCTTAACAACTTTAAAACAGCTTAACCATAGTTTCTATTCCGAAATGAATTTAAAAGGAGAGAAGTTAAGGGATGGAATAAGGGATGTTTTGGTTGAAAATGATCTGAACTATCAAGTTGCTGGTTTAAGTTCCATGTTTCAGGTTTATCTTACTGAAAAGGAAGTCTGGAACTATGAAGATGCAAAAACTGCGCAAATTGATAAATTCACACATTACTTCCAAACACTTCTTAATAATGGTGTTTTTGTACCTCCTGCCCAGTTTGAATGTTGTTTCCTGTCACTGATGCATAGTGATGATGATATCCAAAACACTCTGGAAATCATTGATAAAGGAATGAAAACAATTAAAAATCTCTGA